A window of Oligoflexus sp. contains these coding sequences:
- the mazG gene encoding nucleoside triphosphate pyrophosphohydrolase, translating into MTHDDKAWEKELEERAAAAGQIFSDFVKTVAMLRHPVRGCPWDLEQDHKSLRRFMLEEAYEAAEAMFGTDEAHLIEELGDVLLQVVLNAQLAHDHGKGDIRDVAAAINSKMIRRHPHVFGDLAGQGIDRAEIKSNWEKIKAKEKAAALHKVGYFADCVKVIPALTQAYKIGKRAHTIHFDWDTPADVLKQCQAELTELENEVAGADRDRLYDELGDVFFSLAQLSRHLGVDPEVAAQQGNAKFLRRFAAMEDICAVRGQDVTKLSRDELEVLWKEAKSQEG; encoded by the coding sequence CGTGGCCATGCTGCGGCACCCTGTTCGCGGCTGTCCCTGGGATCTGGAGCAGGATCATAAGAGCCTCCGACGCTTTATGCTGGAGGAGGCTTATGAGGCGGCTGAAGCCATGTTCGGGACGGATGAGGCGCATCTGATCGAAGAGCTGGGTGATGTTCTTTTGCAGGTCGTTCTGAATGCGCAGCTGGCCCATGATCATGGCAAGGGTGACATCCGGGATGTTGCGGCAGCGATCAACAGCAAGATGATCCGCCGGCATCCGCATGTCTTTGGTGATCTGGCGGGGCAGGGGATAGACCGGGCCGAGATCAAGAGCAACTGGGAAAAGATCAAGGCCAAGGAAAAGGCGGCTGCTCTGCATAAGGTCGGTTACTTTGCAGATTGTGTCAAAGTGATACCGGCTCTCACGCAGGCCTATAAAATAGGCAAAAGGGCTCATACCATCCATTTCGATTGGGATACCCCGGCTGATGTTTTGAAGCAGTGCCAGGCCGAACTCACGGAACTTGAAAATGAAGTGGCCGGGGCGGATCGGGATCGGCTCTATGACGAGCTGGGCGACGTCTTCTTTAGCCTCGCGCAGCTCAGTCGGCATCTGGGTGTCGATCCCGAGGTCGCGGCTCAGCAGGGCAATGCGAAGTTTCTAAGACGATTTGCGGCGATGGAGGATATCTGCGCCGTAAGAGGACAGGACGTCACGAAGTTATCAAGGGATGAATTGGAAGTCCTGTGGAAGGAAGCCAAGTCCCAGGAAGGCTAA
- the rpsT gene encoding 30S ribosomal protein S20 — protein sequence MAQHKSAKKRILVNAKKRSQNQAYISSVRTAVKKVRNAIEKGQTADVAGLLEQAQSLLHKAASRGLIHRNTASRKVARLTAFVRTKVQA from the coding sequence GTGGCACAGCATAAATCCGCAAAAAAGCGTATCCTTGTTAACGCTAAGAAAAGAAGCCAAAACCAAGCTTATATTTCCAGCGTTCGCACCGCTGTTAAAAAAGTCCGTAATGCGATTGAAAAAGGTCAAACTGCTGACGTGGCTGGCCTGCTTGAGCAAGCTCAATCTCTTCTGCACAAAGCGGCTTCGCGCGGTCTGATTCACCGCAACACCGCTTCCCGTAAAGTTGCTCGTTTGACAGCTTTCGTGCGGACCAAGGTTCAGGCCTAA
- the rnhA gene encoding ribonuclease HI: protein MKRVTVITDGACLENPGPGGWAALLRFGQHEKMVSGSEAGTTNNRMELMAVIKGLEALKESCEVTLLADSRYVLDGFDKGWLANWKANGWKTAGNKPVKNQDLWEELERQVKRHRVKWVWVRGHNGHEDNERVDQEARKQATALRDASGLNAGYDEV from the coding sequence TTGAAACGAGTGACTGTGATCACCGATGGGGCCTGCCTTGAGAATCCCGGACCGGGAGGATGGGCGGCGCTCTTGAGGTTTGGTCAGCATGAGAAGATGGTCTCCGGATCCGAAGCTGGCACCACCAATAACCGCATGGAACTGATGGCGGTTATCAAGGGACTCGAGGCCCTGAAAGAAAGCTGTGAAGTCACTCTGCTGGCCGATAGCCGCTACGTGCTCGATGGCTTTGACAAGGGCTGGCTCGCCAATTGGAAGGCCAATGGCTGGAAGACAGCCGGCAACAAACCGGTCAAGAACCAGGACCTCTGGGAGGAACTGGAACGCCAGGTCAAGCGTCATCGAGTCAAATGGGTGTGGGTAAGGGGCCATAACGGCCATGAAGATAATGAACGCGTGGATCAGGAAGCCCGAAAACAGGCGACCGCACTCCGCGACGCGAGCGGCTTGAATGCCGGTTACGACGAAGTATAA
- the rpmB gene encoding 50S ribosomal protein L28, whose amino-acid sequence MSRRCELTGKGVQVGHRVSHSNIKSKHRFLPNLQTKRFWSTELNKFVTLKVATSTIRTIDKVGLDVFARKNGIKLK is encoded by the coding sequence ATGTCTCGTCGCTGTGAACTCACAGGCAAAGGCGTTCAGGTAGGCCACCGCGTTTCGCACTCGAACATCAAGTCGAAACACCGCTTCCTGCCGAACCTTCAGACCAAACGTTTCTGGTCGACTGAACTGAACAAGTTCGTGACCTTGAAAGTGGCAACGTCCACCATCCGTACTATCGACAAAGTCGGTCTGGATGTGTTCGCTCGTAAAAACGGCATCAAACTGAAGTAA
- the priA gene encoding replication restart helicase PriA gives MQHFHLDISMPVALDQSFTYLATEKIPSGCRVTVPFGERNRQTVGVVLGLSQKAPDPAYRMKSILARLDEVPIYSPVLLDLARWMSSYYMHPLGEVLRTMLPASRVKKKTSKVILTESGKLLWKDQTDPRGALFRMIWKKASGSCSLKVFKERMEEAIAAGLPKVTLARLQKEGLVLKEEKTETKARGKAAPQIELESEAPLLATDAQNLTAEQKGVFERLVLEGITQTQSKPFLLHGVTGAGKTEVYLHLIARVLEQDPKNQILVMVPEIALTPQMTRIFTARFPGQVSVVHSAMADTERWSQMEAIRSGERQILIGPRSAVFAAFVQLKLLIVDEEHDSSYKQTTGLTYNGRDVAVMRGYLEKATVLLGSATPSLESYANAQQGKYQLLELPNRVHGRGLPDVQLIEADIHQAFARKLTPRGQVQRLTELPIDPRIVEALRENHARGMQSMVIVNRRGFAYFLFSMRERKAVSCPQCSISMTVHKNSSILRCHYCDFSQRVDDVVPVDERDAYVMVGYGSEQMELYLREALPGARIQRVDSDTTSNREALPTMLTDFREGRIDVLVGTQMLAKGHDFARVTLICILEVDQVLNLPDFRAGERAFQLMVQASGRAGRGEHSGCVMVQTQKPDHPILQAGLQHNFQAFWLDQEPFRRQHGYPPFGRMILFEYSGTRKDQLDDLVRSIDRWVSESLKRSAASLQALQVLGPAVPPIEMIRGRLRRTLLLVSADRKILAWFAQQLRTAFAELKGDLRLRIDVDPQSLM, from the coding sequence GTGCAACACTTTCATCTCGACATATCAATGCCGGTGGCCCTGGATCAGAGTTTTACTTACCTTGCCACCGAGAAGATTCCAAGCGGTTGTCGCGTGACCGTCCCTTTTGGCGAGCGGAATCGTCAGACCGTGGGTGTCGTTCTTGGCCTCAGCCAAAAAGCGCCTGATCCAGCTTATCGAATGAAGTCCATTTTGGCGAGACTCGACGAGGTTCCGATCTATAGCCCAGTCCTGCTCGATTTGGCGCGTTGGATGAGTTCTTACTATATGCACCCGCTGGGTGAAGTTTTGCGCACGATGCTGCCGGCCTCACGGGTGAAGAAGAAAACGTCCAAGGTTATTTTGACTGAGTCGGGAAAACTCCTGTGGAAGGATCAGACCGATCCGCGCGGAGCCCTGTTTCGCATGATCTGGAAGAAGGCCTCGGGCAGCTGCTCCCTTAAGGTATTTAAAGAGCGCATGGAGGAGGCGATCGCGGCCGGTCTTCCCAAAGTTACTTTGGCGCGGCTGCAGAAAGAGGGTCTCGTCCTTAAGGAAGAAAAGACCGAAACCAAAGCCCGTGGCAAAGCGGCACCTCAAATCGAATTGGAGAGCGAAGCGCCTCTCCTCGCGACTGATGCGCAGAACCTGACCGCAGAACAAAAAGGCGTTTTTGAGCGGCTGGTCCTTGAGGGCATTACGCAGACTCAATCCAAGCCATTTTTGCTGCACGGCGTCACAGGCGCGGGCAAGACCGAAGTTTATTTGCATCTGATTGCGCGGGTTCTGGAGCAGGATCCCAAGAATCAGATCCTTGTGATGGTGCCTGAAATCGCCCTGACCCCGCAGATGACCCGAATTTTTACTGCGCGTTTCCCCGGGCAGGTTTCAGTTGTTCATTCCGCCATGGCCGATACCGAGCGCTGGTCGCAGATGGAAGCCATTCGCAGCGGGGAAAGGCAGATCCTCATCGGACCACGTTCTGCAGTTTTCGCTGCCTTTGTGCAGCTGAAACTTCTGATCGTCGATGAAGAGCATGATAGCAGCTATAAGCAGACGACAGGTCTAACCTACAATGGACGCGATGTTGCCGTGATGCGTGGCTACCTCGAAAAAGCCACGGTTCTGCTCGGCAGTGCCACGCCATCACTCGAATCCTATGCCAATGCCCAGCAGGGAAAATACCAACTCCTGGAATTGCCGAATCGCGTGCATGGCCGTGGACTCCCTGATGTGCAGCTGATTGAGGCTGATATCCATCAGGCCTTCGCCCGAAAATTGACGCCGCGGGGACAGGTTCAGCGCCTGACGGAATTGCCGATTGATCCGCGGATCGTGGAAGCTTTGCGCGAGAATCATGCGCGCGGCATGCAGTCGATGGTGATCGTCAACCGCCGGGGCTTTGCTTACTTCCTTTTCTCGATGCGGGAAAGGAAGGCTGTGAGCTGCCCGCAGTGCAGCATTTCCATGACGGTCCACAAAAATTCAAGCATCCTGCGCTGCCATTACTGTGATTTTTCACAGAGGGTCGATGATGTCGTCCCCGTTGACGAACGTGATGCCTATGTAATGGTGGGCTACGGTAGCGAGCAAATGGAGCTTTATCTGCGCGAAGCCTTGCCTGGAGCCCGTATTCAGCGCGTGGATTCGGATACGACGAGCAACCGGGAAGCGCTTCCGACCATGCTCACCGATTTTCGTGAGGGCCGCATCGATGTCCTTGTGGGAACGCAGATGCTGGCCAAAGGTCATGATTTTGCGCGCGTGACTCTGATTTGCATTTTGGAAGTGGACCAGGTGCTGAATCTTCCCGATTTCCGCGCCGGTGAGAGGGCCTTTCAACTCATGGTCCAGGCCTCGGGTCGTGCGGGACGCGGGGAACATAGTGGTTGTGTGATGGTCCAAACCCAAAAACCGGATCATCCGATTCTGCAGGCGGGCCTTCAGCATAACTTCCAGGCTTTCTGGCTCGATCAGGAACCTTTCCGCCGCCAACATGGTTATCCACCTTTTGGGCGAATGATCCTGTTTGAATACTCCGGTACCCGTAAAGATCAGCTGGATGATCTTGTGCGATCCATCGACCGCTGGGTCAGCGAGAGTTTGAAACGTTCGGCCGCCTCCCTTCAGGCTCTGCAGGTATTAGGGCCGGCTGTTCCACCGATCGAGATGATTCGTGGCCGGCTCAGACGCACGCTGCTCCTGGTCAGTGCGGATCGGAAGATTCTTGCCTGGTTCGCTCAGCAGCTCCGAACAGCCTTTGCTGAGCTGAAAGGCGACCTCAGGCTCAGGATTGATGTGGATCCACAAAGCCTTATGTGA
- a CDS encoding ATP-dependent Clp protease proteolytic subunit: protein MNMSGMDLEQLAGQASETKLLEKRIIFVSEAINSTVAKRVVSQLLALDAQESNQPIYMYLNSPGGEVNSGFAIYDTMRFLSSEVRVVCTGLTASIATVMLLGAPKKHRYSMPNTRFLIHQPLIGGNIQGQASDLEITAKEIIKTRSKINQMLAKECGQPLEKVEEDTTRDYWMNAQEALEYGLITKIVGNLKEIV, encoded by the coding sequence ATGAATATGAGCGGAATGGACCTTGAGCAGTTGGCAGGTCAGGCAAGTGAAACCAAGTTGCTGGAAAAGCGCATTATCTTCGTCTCGGAAGCCATCAACTCCACGGTGGCCAAGCGCGTGGTCAGCCAACTTCTGGCGCTGGATGCTCAGGAATCCAACCAGCCTATCTACATGTATTTGAATAGTCCTGGCGGGGAAGTGAATAGTGGCTTTGCAATTTATGACACGATGCGTTTTCTGAGTTCGGAAGTGCGCGTGGTTTGCACGGGCCTTACCGCCAGTATTGCAACGGTCATGCTGCTGGGTGCTCCCAAGAAGCATCGTTACAGCATGCCCAACACTCGCTTCCTGATTCACCAGCCACTCATTGGTGGAAATATCCAGGGTCAGGCCTCTGATTTGGAAATTACGGCAAAAGAGATCATCAAGACACGGTCAAAAATTAACCAGATGCTCGCCAAAGAATGCGGCCAACCCCTTGAAAAGGTTGAAGAAGATACGACTCGTGACTACTGGATGAATGCGCAGGAAGCGTTAGAATACGGTTTGATTACAAAAATCGTTGGCAACCTGAAAGAGATTGTGTAA
- a CDS encoding ABC transporter ATP-binding protein has product MVYRYLQRRLTSLVIATLCTFALGIVSALTFALVGPAWQVLTQPKSDAIITMDQLFNERLGSMVSYVLGRDGFPAQELWAVLPLLIAGAAAVRALLTFIQWFLWERSSELVAREMRQDLVETFMDLHPEARRDSMSSIDAELAANIGTDIRMVREYLVHFFGGFPRELVQCLLYLVTLFMLEPRLAAFFLLGLGPAGLLLSKLGKKLRKRSQKVLSNVSQLSEWLQQRLSGLETIKQFRTETSEVVHMEQLSKSLFRNFVQAARVKARTSPLLEVVAVGAMMVVMGYGIKAIDRGDLNSSILMSFFSLLGILLQSASKLGRYFNSNKEGEAALHRLEHTMKSMKAGASPTWQTRFAGDSTDPLTLNSLSYRYPGTAEPALADLSFAFKRGRIYAIAGPSGSGKSTLLKLILGLWRAPQGALLYGVKGPEDIGYLPQTIQLMPASIAANITYPDKNVDEARLKQALQEVRMLDFVAQLPQGWNSEVGDGALTVSGGQAQRLQLARLFYHRFPLIIIDEGTSALDPETEALIFSVLKAMVQNGSTILMVAHRLSALKIADELIVLRRGRLHYQGPPQTVLQGEEWRELFDGET; this is encoded by the coding sequence TTGGTATACCGATACCTGCAGCGCCGGTTGACCTCTCTCGTCATTGCTACTTTATGTACCTTTGCCTTGGGAATCGTATCGGCGCTTACGTTTGCGCTCGTGGGACCTGCGTGGCAGGTCCTGACCCAACCTAAAAGCGATGCGATCATTACCATGGATCAGCTGTTCAATGAGCGGCTGGGTTCCATGGTTTCTTACGTTCTGGGTCGCGATGGTTTTCCCGCGCAGGAACTTTGGGCCGTTCTTCCCCTGCTGATTGCCGGCGCCGCCGCCGTGCGGGCCCTTCTGACTTTCATTCAATGGTTTCTGTGGGAACGCAGCAGTGAACTGGTCGCTCGTGAAATGCGCCAGGACCTTGTGGAAACCTTCATGGACCTGCACCCGGAAGCCCGACGCGATTCCATGTCCAGCATTGATGCCGAGCTGGCGGCGAACATCGGAACTGATATCCGCATGGTCCGCGAGTACCTCGTGCATTTTTTCGGGGGCTTTCCCCGTGAACTGGTGCAGTGCCTCCTTTATCTTGTGACCCTTTTTATGCTGGAACCCAGGCTGGCGGCTTTTTTCCTTTTGGGCCTTGGTCCGGCCGGGCTTTTGCTGTCAAAGCTCGGCAAGAAACTGCGCAAGCGCTCGCAGAAGGTCCTGAGTAATGTCAGCCAGCTTTCCGAATGGCTCCAGCAGCGTTTGTCCGGTCTGGAAACGATCAAGCAGTTCCGCACGGAAACGAGCGAAGTCGTCCATATGGAGCAGCTCTCCAAATCCCTCTTTAGAAATTTTGTTCAGGCGGCCCGGGTGAAAGCCAGGACCTCGCCCCTCCTCGAAGTTGTGGCCGTCGGCGCCATGATGGTGGTGATGGGCTATGGCATCAAGGCCATTGATCGCGGGGACCTCAACAGCAGCATTCTGATGTCCTTTTTTTCCCTGCTTGGGATTCTTTTGCAGTCGGCTTCCAAACTCGGCCGTTATTTCAATAGCAATAAGGAAGGCGAGGCCGCTTTGCATCGCCTCGAACATACCATGAAGTCGATGAAGGCCGGGGCGAGCCCGACCTGGCAGACCCGCTTTGCAGGTGATTCCACAGATCCTTTGACCCTCAATAGTCTCAGCTATAGATACCCTGGCACAGCCGAGCCGGCTCTGGCTGATCTCTCCTTTGCCTTTAAACGCGGGCGTATCTATGCGATCGCGGGACCGTCCGGTTCCGGGAAAAGCACCCTACTGAAACTGATCCTTGGTCTTTGGCGTGCTCCGCAGGGTGCACTGCTCTATGGAGTAAAAGGCCCCGAGGACATCGGCTATCTGCCGCAAACCATCCAGCTGATGCCGGCCTCCATTGCCGCGAATATTACCTATCCCGATAAAAATGTAGATGAAGCCCGACTGAAACAGGCCCTTCAGGAAGTGCGCATGCTCGATTTTGTCGCGCAGCTGCCGCAGGGCTGGAATTCTGAAGTCGGTGATGGAGCGCTGACAGTATCCGGCGGCCAGGCGCAAAGGCTCCAGCTTGCGCGACTTTTCTATCACCGCTTTCCGCTGATCATCATCGACGAGGGAACATCGGCCCTGGATCCTGAAACGGAAGCTTTGATCTTTTCCGTTCTTAAGGCCATGGTGCAAAACGGATCGACCATTCTGATGGTCGCCCATCGTCTTTCCGCGCTGAAAATCGCTGATGAGCTGATCGTTCTGCGGCGCGGTCGCCTTCATTATCAAGGTCCGCCGCAAACCGTTCTGCAGGGTGAAGAATGGCGCGAACTTTTTGATGGTGAGACTTAA
- a CDS encoding electron transfer flavoprotein subunit alpha/FixB family protein has product MKILVFVEQRDNKLKKSAFEALAAARKLAGSASKVAALVVGGSVEGLAGELKNYGADTVYVVNGAAFDKYNVMAYAAATEQAIKTFAPKLVLGIASPMGRDLFPRLAARFDAGIATDLIEIKANGDFISGLKPMYSGKVFAELTLQNTELQFVTLRPNVFKGETSGDGAATVSKLDVAAPAAALQTVEIRAGKSNKVDLTEATMIVSGGRALGSADAFKILQETADVIGATVGASRAAVDAGYAAHDMQVGQTGKTVNPTLYIAAGISGSIQHMAGMRSSKVIVAVNTDPEAPIFKIANYGIVGDLFQVMPAMTKALKELKG; this is encoded by the coding sequence ATGAAAATTTTGGTTTTCGTTGAACAACGTGACAATAAACTGAAAAAGAGCGCCTTCGAAGCCCTCGCTGCGGCGCGTAAACTGGCTGGTTCGGCTTCCAAGGTCGCGGCTCTGGTCGTCGGCGGCAGCGTCGAAGGTCTGGCTGGCGAATTGAAGAACTACGGCGCTGACACCGTTTACGTTGTGAACGGCGCGGCTTTTGACAAGTACAACGTCATGGCTTATGCGGCCGCGACCGAGCAGGCGATCAAAACCTTCGCCCCGAAACTGGTGCTGGGTATTGCGAGCCCCATGGGTCGCGATCTCTTCCCCCGTCTCGCGGCCCGCTTTGATGCCGGTATCGCGACGGACCTGATTGAAATCAAAGCCAACGGTGATTTCATCTCGGGTCTCAAGCCCATGTATTCCGGTAAAGTGTTTGCTGAGCTGACTCTGCAGAACACCGAACTGCAATTCGTCACGCTGCGTCCGAACGTCTTCAAAGGCGAGACCAGCGGTGACGGCGCTGCGACTGTCAGCAAGCTGGATGTGGCTGCACCTGCTGCCGCTCTTCAGACTGTTGAAATCCGCGCCGGCAAGAGCAACAAGGTGGACTTGACCGAAGCGACGATGATCGTCTCGGGCGGTCGCGCCCTGGGTTCGGCTGATGCCTTCAAGATTCTGCAGGAAACAGCTGATGTGATCGGTGCAACGGTTGGTGCCTCGCGCGCCGCTGTGGATGCTGGTTACGCCGCTCACGATATGCAGGTTGGTCAGACAGGTAAAACTGTGAACCCAACTCTTTATATCGCAGCCGGTATCAGCGGTTCGATCCAGCACATGGCTGGTATGCGTTCCTCGAAAGTGATCGTGGCCGTCAACACCGATCCCGAAGCGCCGATCTTCAAGATCGCCAACTACGGTATCGTCGGTGACCTGTTCCAGGTGATGCCTGCGATGACCAAGGCTCTGAAAGAGCTGAAAGGTTAA
- a CDS encoding electron transfer flavoprotein subunit beta/FixA family protein gives MKILVFLKKTPDTETKIQLTSNNAAIDNNDVKFIINPYDEYAIEEAIQIKEKNAGTEVVIASFGDESIRELIIKGLAMGGDRGLLISNEGLQDADSLTVAKVLAAAVKKENPDLVLVGKQAIDDDNMHVGPMVAELLSWPHVNVVNKLTLDGKNATAEREAEGGLVEVYKFPLPAVIGANKSLNTPRYAALPGIMKAKKKPFDVKKPADFGLDNAQLQGKVKVAIKSYQYPPQKAAGQVFKGEPVDAMVAKVVKLLREEAKVL, from the coding sequence ATGAAAATTTTGGTTTTTCTGAAAAAGACACCTGATACCGAGACCAAGATTCAGCTCACCAGCAATAACGCTGCCATCGACAACAACGATGTGAAATTCATCATCAACCCATATGATGAATACGCCATCGAAGAAGCGATCCAAATCAAGGAAAAGAATGCCGGAACGGAAGTGGTTATCGCCAGCTTCGGTGACGAAAGCATTCGTGAATTGATCATCAAGGGTCTGGCGATGGGTGGTGACCGCGGCCTTCTTATCAGCAATGAAGGTCTGCAGGACGCTGATTCTCTGACGGTCGCAAAAGTTTTGGCCGCCGCTGTGAAGAAAGAGAATCCTGATTTGGTTCTCGTCGGCAAGCAAGCTATCGACGACGATAACATGCACGTCGGCCCCATGGTCGCTGAACTCCTCAGCTGGCCTCATGTCAACGTCGTGAACAAGCTGACTCTCGACGGCAAGAACGCCACCGCGGAACGCGAAGCGGAAGGCGGACTGGTGGAAGTCTACAAATTCCCACTGCCCGCTGTGATCGGCGCGAACAAGTCTCTGAACACACCACGCTATGCGGCACTTCCTGGCATCATGAAAGCCAAGAAAAAGCCCTTCGACGTGAAAAAACCTGCTGACTTCGGTCTGGATAACGCCCAGCTGCAAGGCAAGGTGAAGGTTGCGATCAAATCCTATCAATACCCACCACAAAAGGCAGCTGGTCAGGTCTTCAAGGGCGAGCCCGTGGATGCCATGGTCGCTAAAGTTGTCAAATTGCTGCGCGAAGAAGCGAAAGTGCTGTAA
- a CDS encoding alanine--glyoxylate aminotransferase family protein, protein MRENPFVKPRLFCPGPTPVPLEISTAALETNVYHRTDAFRQIVLECRRMLQPFFGSADAPLILSSSGTGALESALVNLTDVGDKILVINGGKFGERWEKLGQAYQCKVVSYTIPWGTAPDADVLKKHLKDNPDCKAVFLQANETSTGVAYPVKELAAAIRSVSDAFIVVDAVSSLVAQLIEMDNWSLDAVVAGSQKGFGIPPGLSFVSLSKRAWTRISKRPKFYFDLAKEKSGQDKGETAWTPATTLILSLKPALEALSAVGPKGCDEYHARMAKACRNAAEAIGLPLLAQSHPSQALTAVRLPDSMDGSALVKICREKYGAIFAGGQDQLKGKIIRIAHLGLVDHLDLISAISAFEMGLHNLGYSHALGSGTAAAMRTLA, encoded by the coding sequence ATGCGCGAAAACCCTTTTGTCAAACCAAGGCTGTTTTGCCCGGGGCCTACCCCGGTCCCTTTGGAAATCAGCACGGCTGCCCTAGAGACCAATGTCTATCACCGCACGGATGCCTTTCGGCAGATCGTCCTGGAATGTCGGCGCATGCTGCAGCCCTTCTTCGGCAGTGCTGATGCCCCCTTGATTCTAAGCAGTTCCGGAACCGGCGCCCTGGAATCGGCTCTCGTCAACCTCACGGATGTTGGCGATAAAATCCTGGTGATCAACGGCGGCAAGTTCGGTGAACGCTGGGAAAAATTAGGCCAGGCCTATCAATGCAAAGTCGTCAGCTACACCATTCCCTGGGGCACGGCGCCCGACGCTGACGTTCTGAAAAAACATCTGAAAGACAATCCCGACTGCAAAGCGGTTTTCCTTCAAGCGAATGAAACATCGACGGGCGTAGCCTATCCTGTGAAGGAACTGGCCGCCGCGATCCGCTCGGTCTCGGATGCCTTCATTGTGGTCGATGCTGTTTCTTCATTAGTAGCTCAACTTATCGAGATGGATAACTGGAGCTTGGATGCAGTCGTAGCCGGCAGTCAAAAGGGCTTTGGAATTCCTCCCGGACTCAGTTTCGTGAGTCTATCCAAGCGCGCCTGGACGCGGATTTCCAAACGTCCGAAATTTTACTTTGATCTGGCCAAGGAAAAATCCGGACAGGACAAAGGCGAAACGGCCTGGACGCCTGCGACGACGTTGATTCTTTCTTTGAAGCCTGCACTGGAGGCTCTGAGCGCGGTCGGGCCGAAAGGCTGCGATGAGTATCACGCACGAATGGCGAAAGCCTGCCGCAATGCTGCTGAGGCGATAGGGCTGCCTTTGCTGGCTCAAAGTCATCCGTCTCAGGCGCTGACGGCTGTGCGCCTGCCGGATTCCATGGATGGTTCCGCCCTTGTGAAAATCTGTCGTGAAAAATACGGAGCGATTTTCGCCGGTGGTCAGGATCAATTAAAAGGCAAAATAATTCGCATAGCCCATCTGGGTCTGGTCGATCATCTCGACCTCATCAGCGCGATTTCCGCCTTTGAAATGGGCTTACATAATCTGGGCTACAGCCATGCGCTCGGCTCTGGAACGGCTGCGGCGATGCGGACACTGGCGTAA